The following is a genomic window from Paracoccus alcaliphilus.
GCGGCGGCGGGGGTGTCGCGATCCTTGCCGGGGCGGTGGCGGGTTGGGCGGTCGTCACCTTCGTGATGGAGACGAGTTTCGCCTTCGAGCCGCTGTCGGCCATCGCCATCGTCTTGGGCGGGGTCGTGGCGGTGCTGGGCGCGGGCATCCTGTTTGCGCTGCGCCCGCTGGCCACCCGCCCCGCCCGCATCCTGCGCCAGCAGGACTGATCGCCGCCCCGCGCTTGCGTCCGCGCCGAAAACCGGCAATCGATACGGTCATGACCCGACCACTGCTTGCCAATCGCGACGCCCGCCGCCTGTTTCTGGACCGGCATCTGCTGTTGCGGCCCGGATCGGGACCGGGCAAGGGCGCCGATCTGGCCGGGCTGCTGGCGGGGCTGGGTTTCGTGCAGGTGGACAGCGTGAACACGCTGGCGCGTGCGCATGACCTGATCCTGTGGTCGCGCCGGGGCCGATACCGTCCGCGCGCGCTGCAAGACATGGTGGCGCGGCACCGGACCGCATTTGAGCACTGGACCCATGATGCCGCCGTGGTGCCGATGCCATATTATCCGATGTGGCGGCTGAAATTCGCCCGCGACGAGGCTCGGATGCAGCAACGCTGGCCGAAATGGCGGCGCGAGGGCTGGGACTCGGAGCTGGACACGGTGCTGCGGCGGATCGCGGATCACGGCCCCGCCTCGTCGCAGGATGTCGGCGAGGGCGAGGAACGGGGATCAACGGGCTGGTGGGACTGGCATCCGTCCAAGACCGCGCTGGAATATCTGTGGCGGTCCGGGCGGCTGGCGATCTGCCGCCGCGAGGGGTTCCGCAAGTTCTATGACCTCAGCGAGAGGGTCATTCCGGCGGAACACCTGACCGCCAGCAGGGAGGATGCCGAGATCATCGACTGGGCGATGACGGCGGCGCTGGACCGGCTGGGCTTCGGCACCAGCGGCGAACTGGCCGCCTTTTTCGAGATCGTCACCCGCGACGAGGCAAAGCTGTGGTGCGCCGAGGCGCTGGCCGCCGGGCGGATCGTCGAGATCGACGTGGAAATGGCCGATGGGTCGCGGCGGCGCTGCTTTTCCGATGCGGCGCTGCTGGATCTGGTGCCGTCGCTGCCTGCTCCATCGGCACGGGTGCGGGTGCTGTCGCCTTTCGATCCGGCGCTGCGCGACAGGGCACGGGCCGAGCGTCTGTTCGGCTTTCGCTATCGGATCGAGATCTTCGTGCCCGCGCCGAAACGCCGTTACGGCTATTACGTCTTTCCGGTGATGCAGGGAGACCGGCTGATCGGGCGGGTGGACGCCAAGCGAGAGGCCGGGGCGCTGGTCGTCCGGGCGTTCTGGCCGGAACCCGGGATACGCATGGGCGCGGCGCGTGTCGCGGCGCTGCGGGCGGAATTCGAAAGGCTGGCGCCATTGGCCGGGGTGGACGATATCCACCATGCGCCGGACTGGCTGCGTGCCTGATCCTGCCCCCGGCCTTTTGCCCTTGCTGCGACAGTGCGGCGGCTTGACAAACCGGCCCTGCGGCAAGCCTTGTCCTGTCCAGCCGCCCGATGCCGCAACAGGAAGACGACATGACCGATCCGTGCCCCACGGCCGACAGCCATGCCCGCCCAGCCGCCGCCATTCTTGCCGCGCTGGACAGCTCGGCTTCCGGTCTGACTGCGGCTGATGCTGCCGCACGGCTGGCCCGTCACGGACCCAACAGCCTGCCGGACGAGGCGCCCCGTCCCGCGATCCTGCGTTTCCTTGGGCAATTCAACAATGCGCTGATCTGGTTCATGCTGGCCGGGGCCACCGCCGCGGCCCTGTTGTCGCATTACATCGACGCCGGCGTGATCATGGCGGTGGTGATCGTCAACGCGGTGGTGGGCTTTCTGCAAGAGGGCAAGGCCGAAAACGCGCTGAACGCCATTCGCGGCATGATCGCGCCCCATGCCAGCGTGCTGCGCGACGGTCACCGGGTCAGCGTCGGCGTGGCGGATCTGGTCCCCGGCGATGTCGTGCTGATCGAGGCGGGTGACCGCGTGCCCGCCGATCTGCGGCTGATCAGCGCCCGCAACCTGCTGATCGACGAGGCGATCCTGACCGGCGAATCCGTTGCCAGTTCCAAGGCCACCGATCCGGTGGCCGCCGACGCGGCTTTGGGTGATCGCCGCCCGATGGCCTGGTCCGGCACGCTGGTCGCCAGCGGACAGGGCAGCGGCGTGGTCACCGCCACCGGCCCGCAGACCCAGATCGGGCAGATCAGCACCATGCTGGGCGAGGTCCAGACCCTGACCACGCCATTGCTGCGCCAGATCAATGCCTTTGCCCGCCGCTTCACCCTTTTCGCCTTTGCCGGCGCGGCGCTGATCTTTGTCTTTGCCGTCACCCTGCGCGGGTTCAGCTGGGAGGACGCGCTGATGGCGGTCGTCGCGCTGGCCGTGGGGCTGGTGCCCGAGGGCTTGCCCGCCGTCATCACCATCACGCTGGCCATCGGGGTGCAGCGTATGGCGTCGCGCCGCGCGGTGATCCGCCGCCTGCCTGCGGTCGAAACGCTTGGCGCGACCTCGATCATCTGTTCCGACAAGACCGGCACCCTGACCCGGAACGAGATGACCGTGCGCCGCGTCGTCACCGCCGATGGGGTGACGATGGTGCAGGGCGCGGGCTATGACCCGACCGGGCACGGTTTCGCCCCCGACGGGATCACGCGCGACCTGCTGCGGGCGGCAATCCAGTGCAACGATGCGGAACTGCGCCCCGATGGCTGGAAGGTCGAGGGCGACCCGATGGAGGGCGCGCTGATCGCCGCCGCGATCAAGGCGGGGCTTGATCCGGCGGCGGAACGCGGGGCAGGGCGGCTGGACGCGATCCCCTTTGACGCCGAACATCGGTTCATGGCGACGCTGCACGCGTTGCCCGAAGGCCCGGTCCTGCTGGTCAAGGGCGCGCCCGAACGGCTGCTGACCATGTCCGGCGATCAGGCGGGCGCGTCGGGGCCGCAGCTGCTGGACGCCGCCTTCTGGACCGACCGTATCGACGAGGCCGCGCGCGAAGGCGAACGGGTGCTGGCCTATGCCTTCAAGGCCATGCCGCAAGGGACGACCGGCATCGGCTTTGACGATGTGCAGGGCGGGCTGACCTTTCTTGGCATCACCGGCTTCATCGACCCGCCGCGCCCCGAGGCGGTCGCGGCCATCGCCGAATGCCACCGCGCCGGGATCGAGGTGCGGATGATCACCGGCGATCACGCCGAAACCGCCGCCGCCATTGCCCGCCAGCTTGGCCTTGCCCGCGATCCGCAGGTGCTGACCGGGCAGGATCTGGACCGCATCCCCGATGCCGGTTTCGTCAAGGCGGTCGCGCGCACGCAGGTCTTTGCCCGCACCAGCCCCGAACACAAGCTGCGCATCGTCCGCGCCCTGCAATCGCAGGGCCGGGTGGTTGCGATGACCGGCGACGGGGTGAATGACGCGCCCTCGCTGAAACAGGCCGATGTCGGCATCGCTATGGGCATCAAGGGCACCGAGGCCGCCAAGGAGGCCGCGCAGATCGTGCTGATGGACGACAATTTCGCCTCGATCGTCGCCGCCGTGCACGAGGGGCGCACGGTCCATGACAATATCCGCAAGGTCATCGGCTGGACCCTGCCCACCAATGGCGGCGAGGCGCTGACGGTGATCATGGCGATCCTGCTGAACTTCGCGCTGCCGATGACGCCGGTGCAGATCCTGTGGATCAACCTGATCCTGGCCTCGACCCTGGGCCTTGTGCTGGCCTTCGAGCCGTCCGAGCCCGGCGTGATGGCCCGCAAACCGCGCAAGGCGGGGGCGGGGCTGCTGACGCCGTTCATGTTGTGGCGCGTCTGCTTTGTTTCGGTGATGTTCATGGCGATCTCTCTGGCCGTGTTCTTCTGGGCGCTGGGGCAGGGCCGGGAGATCGAGGTGGCGCGCACCATGGTCGTCAATACGCTGGTGGTGATGGAGATCTTCTATCTGTTCAACATCCGCTATCTGCATATGACCTCGTTCACGCTGACCGGCCTGAAAGGCACCGGGCCGGTGCTGGCGGCCATCGCCGTGGTGGTCGCGGGGCAGTTCGCCTTTACCTATCTGCCGGTGATGAACGGCATTTTCGGATCGCGCCCGCTTGGCCTGATGGACGGGGTGATCATCGTCACCAT
Proteins encoded in this region:
- a CDS encoding winged helix-turn-helix domain-containing protein, which produces MTRPLLANRDARRLFLDRHLLLRPGSGPGKGADLAGLLAGLGFVQVDSVNTLARAHDLILWSRRGRYRPRALQDMVARHRTAFEHWTHDAAVVPMPYYPMWRLKFARDEARMQQRWPKWRREGWDSELDTVLRRIADHGPASSQDVGEGEERGSTGWWDWHPSKTALEYLWRSGRLAICRREGFRKFYDLSERVIPAEHLTASREDAEIIDWAMTAALDRLGFGTSGELAAFFEIVTRDEAKLWCAEALAAGRIVEIDVEMADGSRRRCFSDAALLDLVPSLPAPSARVRVLSPFDPALRDRARAERLFGFRYRIEIFVPAPKRRYGYYVFPVMQGDRLIGRVDAKREAGALVVRAFWPEPGIRMGAARVAALRAEFERLAPLAGVDDIHHAPDWLRA
- a CDS encoding cation-transporting P-type ATPase; this translates as MTDPCPTADSHARPAAAILAALDSSASGLTAADAAARLARHGPNSLPDEAPRPAILRFLGQFNNALIWFMLAGATAAALLSHYIDAGVIMAVVIVNAVVGFLQEGKAENALNAIRGMIAPHASVLRDGHRVSVGVADLVPGDVVLIEAGDRVPADLRLISARNLLIDEAILTGESVASSKATDPVAADAALGDRRPMAWSGTLVASGQGSGVVTATGPQTQIGQISTMLGEVQTLTTPLLRQINAFARRFTLFAFAGAALIFVFAVTLRGFSWEDALMAVVALAVGLVPEGLPAVITITLAIGVQRMASRRAVIRRLPAVETLGATSIICSDKTGTLTRNEMTVRRVVTADGVTMVQGAGYDPTGHGFAPDGITRDLLRAAIQCNDAELRPDGWKVEGDPMEGALIAAAIKAGLDPAAERGAGRLDAIPFDAEHRFMATLHALPEGPVLLVKGAPERLLTMSGDQAGASGPQLLDAAFWTDRIDEAAREGERVLAYAFKAMPQGTTGIGFDDVQGGLTFLGITGFIDPPRPEAVAAIAECHRAGIEVRMITGDHAETAAAIARQLGLARDPQVLTGQDLDRIPDAGFVKAVARTQVFARTSPEHKLRIVRALQSQGRVVAMTGDGVNDAPSLKQADVGIAMGIKGTEAAKEAAQIVLMDDNFASIVAAVHEGRTVHDNIRKVIGWTLPTNGGEALTVIMAILLNFALPMTPVQILWINLILASTLGLVLAFEPSEPGVMARKPRKAGAGLLTPFMLWRVCFVSVMFMAISLAVFFWALGQGREIEVARTMVVNTLVVMEIFYLFNIRYLHMTSFTLTGLKGTGPVLAAIAVVVAGQFAFTYLPVMNGIFGSRPLGLMDGVIIVTIGVLTLVVLEVEKHLLRGVFDDD